In Vibrio atlanticus, the following proteins share a genomic window:
- a CDS encoding YigZ family protein, with translation MNEQPYLIPSASALFEEEIKKSVFITHLAHTPSVEAAKQFVEQVKKEHSSARHNCWGFAAGRPEDSMKWGFSDDGEPSGTAGKPILAQLSGSGVGELTAVVTRYSGGIKLGTGGLVKAYGGGVQQALKLLQTIEKKITTKLRLELDYGFVPIAQSIMAQHQAVEVQADYGVQVELIIEIELLQVDSFTQTMINKSGAKALVTKVKDN, from the coding sequence ATGAATGAACAGCCCTATTTAATACCGTCAGCGTCGGCTCTGTTTGAAGAAGAGATAAAGAAGAGCGTCTTCATTACTCATCTTGCTCATACTCCAAGTGTAGAAGCTGCTAAACAGTTCGTAGAACAGGTAAAAAAAGAGCATTCATCAGCGCGACATAATTGTTGGGGCTTTGCTGCAGGGCGACCTGAAGACTCAATGAAATGGGGCTTTAGTGATGATGGAGAGCCATCTGGTACTGCGGGTAAGCCTATCTTGGCGCAACTGTCTGGTTCTGGTGTTGGTGAACTGACGGCCGTTGTCACTCGTTATTCTGGCGGAATCAAGCTTGGAACAGGTGGCCTAGTAAAGGCTTACGGCGGTGGAGTACAACAAGCTCTCAAGCTGCTTCAAACTATCGAGAAAAAAATAACCACAAAATTACGGCTAGAGTTAGACTATGGCTTTGTGCCAATTGCGCAATCCATTATGGCTCAGCATCAGGCTGTTGAAGTCCAAGCGGATTATGGTGTGCAAGTTGAGCTTATTATTGAAATAGAGCTCCTTCAGGTAGATTCGTTTACCCAAACCATGATCAATAAAAGCGGTGCTAAGGCACTGGTAACGAAAGTCAAAGACAACTAG
- the fadB gene encoding fatty acid oxidation complex subunit alpha FadB, which produces MIYQANTLQVKELQDGIAELSFCAPASVNKLDLATLESLDKALDALNAHAGLRGLILTSNKDAFIVGADITEFLGLFAKPEAELDEWLRFANSIFSKLEDLPVPTLSMMRGHALGGGCECVLATDFRIGDKTTSIGLPETKLGIMPGFGGCVRLPRVIGADSAMEIITQGKACRPDEALKVGLLDAIVETDQLLESAINTISLAANEKLDWQLRRKQKTSALSLSKLEAMMSFTMAKGLVAQKAGPHYPAPITSVIAIEEAARSDRDAALDIERKHFVKLAKSEEAKALVGLFLNDQYIKGLAKQAGKSANKATERAAVLGAGIMGGGIAYQSALKGVPVMMKDIAQASLDLGMNEASKLLNKRLSRGRLDGFKMAGILSSITPSLHYAGVEQSDVIVEAVVENPKVKAAVLSEVEGLVGEDTVLTSNTSTIPINLLAKSLKRPENFCGMHFFNPVHRMPLVEIIRGEHTSEETINRVVAYAAKMGKSPIVVNDCPGFFVNRVLFPYFGGFSMLLRDGADFTKIDKVMERKFGWPMGPAYLLDVVGLDTAHHAQAVMAQGFPERMGKEGRDAIDALYVAEKYGQKNGSGFYTYSVDKRGRPKKTFSEDILPILADVCQQPQDFDDQTIIQRVMIPMINEVVLCLEEGIIATPQEADMALVYGLGFPPFRGGVFRYLDSVGIGNFVEMAKSYQDLGAMYQVPQLLLDMAAKGESFYDGQQASSL; this is translated from the coding sequence ATGATTTACCAAGCTAACACTCTACAGGTAAAGGAATTACAAGATGGTATTGCGGAATTAAGCTTCTGTGCACCGGCATCTGTAAACAAACTCGACCTTGCAACTTTAGAATCACTAGATAAAGCGTTAGATGCTCTTAATGCTCACGCAGGATTACGTGGTTTAATCTTAACTTCAAACAAAGACGCGTTCATTGTGGGCGCAGACATCACTGAATTTCTTGGCCTATTTGCTAAGCCAGAAGCAGAACTTGATGAATGGTTAAGATTCGCTAATTCAATCTTCAGCAAGCTCGAAGACCTTCCTGTCCCAACTCTTTCAATGATGCGTGGCCATGCCCTTGGCGGCGGCTGTGAATGTGTACTCGCTACCGATTTCCGTATCGGTGACAAGACCACCAGCATAGGTCTACCAGAAACCAAACTTGGCATCATGCCTGGTTTTGGTGGTTGTGTGCGCCTGCCTCGTGTTATCGGTGCTGACAGCGCGATGGAAATTATCACTCAAGGCAAAGCATGCCGTCCAGATGAAGCGCTTAAAGTTGGCTTGTTAGATGCGATTGTTGAAACAGACCAGTTACTAGAGTCGGCAATCAACACTATTTCTCTAGCAGCCAATGAGAAACTCGATTGGCAACTACGTCGTAAACAAAAAACATCAGCACTTTCACTAAGCAAACTAGAAGCGATGATGAGCTTTACCATGGCGAAAGGCTTAGTTGCTCAAAAAGCAGGGCCTCATTACCCAGCACCAATCACTTCGGTTATCGCTATCGAAGAAGCAGCACGTAGCGATCGCGATGCAGCACTAGACATCGAGCGTAAACACTTCGTTAAGCTAGCAAAATCTGAAGAAGCGAAAGCATTGGTCGGCTTATTCCTTAATGACCAATACATCAAAGGCTTAGCAAAACAAGCTGGTAAGTCTGCGAATAAAGCAACTGAACGCGCAGCAGTACTTGGCGCTGGCATCATGGGTGGCGGTATTGCTTACCAGTCAGCATTGAAAGGAGTGCCAGTGATGATGAAAGACATCGCACAGGCGTCTCTAGACCTTGGTATGAACGAAGCTTCTAAGTTGTTGAATAAACGCTTATCACGCGGTCGCCTAGATGGATTCAAGATGGCAGGCATTCTGTCTTCTATTACTCCAAGCCTACATTATGCAGGTGTTGAGCAATCGGATGTGATTGTGGAAGCGGTTGTAGAAAACCCGAAAGTAAAAGCGGCAGTTTTGAGCGAAGTGGAAGGTTTGGTTGGTGAAGACACGGTTCTAACGTCAAATACCTCAACGATTCCGATTAACCTGTTAGCGAAATCTTTGAAGCGCCCAGAGAACTTCTGTGGCATGCACTTCTTTAACCCAGTACACCGCATGCCTTTGGTTGAGATCATCCGCGGAGAGCATACTTCAGAAGAAACCATCAATCGTGTGGTTGCTTACGCAGCGAAGATGGGTAAATCCCCTATCGTTGTTAACGACTGCCCAGGCTTCTTCGTTAACCGTGTACTTTTCCCTTACTTTGGCGGTTTCAGCATGTTGCTACGCGACGGTGCTGACTTCACTAAGATCGATAAAGTCATGGAACGCAAGTTCGGTTGGCCAATGGGCCCAGCTTACTTGCTAGACGTTGTAGGTTTAGACACAGCACACCACGCACAAGCAGTAATGGCGCAAGGTTTCCCAGAGCGTATGGGTAAAGAAGGTCGTGATGCAATTGACGCACTTTACGTCGCTGAAAAATACGGCCAGAAGAACGGCAGTGGTTTCTACACGTACAGCGTAGACAAACGTGGTCGCCCGAAGAAAACCTTCTCTGAAGACATTCTTCCTATCTTGGCTGACGTATGCCAACAGCCACAAGACTTTGATGACCAGACAATTATCCAACGTGTGATGATTCCTATGATCAACGAAGTGGTGCTTTGTTTAGAAGAAGGCATCATCGCGACACCGCAAGAAGCGGATATGGCACTGGTTTACGGTTTAGGCTTCCCTCCATTCAGAGGCGGCGTATTCCGCTACTTAGACAGTGTGGGTATTGGTAACTTCGTTGAAATGGCGAAGAGCTACCAAGACTTAGGTGCAATGTACCAAGTTCCTCAACTATTGCTTGATATGGCAGCGAAAGGCGAAAGCTTTTACGACGGCCAACAAGCAAGTTCTCTGTAA
- a CDS encoding TrkH family potassium uptake protein, with protein sequence MQFRSIIRIVGLLLALFSVSMLAPALVALIYRDGAGVPFVTTFFVLLFCGATCWFPNRRYKHELKARDGFLIVVLFWTVIGSAGALPFLIADNPSVSVTDAFFESFSALTTTGATVIVGLDDLPKAILFYRQFLQWFGGMGIIVLAVAILPVLGIGGMQLYRAEIPGPVKDSKMTPRIAETAKALWYIYLSLTIACAVAFWLAGMSFFDAISHSFSTIAIGGFSTHDASMGYFNSPAINMITVVFLLISACNYSLHFAAFASGGVHPKYYWKDPEFRAFIFIQVVLFLVCFLLLLNHHSYDSYYDAFDQALFQTVSISTTAGFTTTGFSEWPLFLPVLLLFSSFIGGCAGSTGGGMKVIRILLLTLQGAREMKRLVHPRAVYTIKVGGSALPQRVVDAVWGFFSAYALVFVVCMLALIATGMDELSAFSAVAATLNNLGPGLGEVAMHFGDVNDKAKWVLIVSMLFGRLEIFTLLILLTPTFWRS encoded by the coding sequence ATGCAATTTCGCTCAATTATTCGAATCGTCGGATTATTATTAGCACTTTTTAGTGTATCAATGCTCGCACCTGCGCTCGTCGCACTGATCTATAGAGATGGTGCGGGTGTGCCATTTGTGACGACTTTCTTTGTTCTATTATTTTGTGGAGCAACTTGCTGGTTTCCAAACCGACGCTATAAACATGAATTGAAGGCGCGAGATGGCTTTCTCATTGTGGTGTTGTTCTGGACGGTAATCGGCAGTGCTGGTGCGCTGCCGTTTTTGATCGCGGATAATCCGAGCGTTTCCGTTACTGATGCCTTTTTCGAATCGTTTTCTGCATTAACAACGACAGGTGCAACGGTAATTGTTGGCCTCGATGACTTACCTAAAGCAATTCTATTTTACCGCCAATTCCTACAATGGTTTGGTGGTATGGGTATCATCGTATTGGCGGTAGCCATCCTTCCTGTTCTGGGTATCGGTGGTATGCAGCTATATCGTGCTGAAATCCCGGGTCCAGTAAAAGATAGCAAGATGACTCCGCGTATTGCAGAAACGGCAAAAGCGCTTTGGTACATCTATCTGAGTCTAACGATTGCTTGTGCGGTGGCGTTTTGGCTTGCAGGCATGAGTTTCTTTGATGCAATCAGCCACAGTTTCTCAACCATTGCTATTGGTGGCTTCTCGACTCACGACGCGAGTATGGGCTACTTCAACAGCCCTGCGATTAACATGATTACGGTCGTGTTCCTTCTTATATCTGCATGTAACTATTCTCTTCACTTTGCGGCCTTTGCTTCTGGTGGCGTGCATCCTAAGTATTACTGGAAAGATCCAGAGTTCCGCGCCTTTATCTTTATTCAAGTCGTCCTGTTTTTAGTTTGTTTCTTATTACTGCTGAATCATCACTCTTACGATTCGTATTATGATGCTTTCGATCAGGCGTTGTTCCAGACAGTATCTATTTCAACAACAGCAGGCTTCACCACCACCGGTTTTTCTGAATGGCCGTTATTCTTACCTGTGCTGCTTCTGTTCTCTTCTTTTATAGGTGGCTGTGCAGGTTCAACGGGTGGCGGTATGAAAGTCATTCGAATATTACTGCTTACTTTACAGGGTGCTCGTGAAATGAAGCGTCTTGTCCACCCGCGTGCTGTCTATACCATCAAGGTTGGTGGTTCGGCGCTACCACAACGTGTCGTTGATGCGGTTTGGGGTTTCTTCTCTGCATACGCATTGGTTTTTGTGGTTTGTATGTTGGCTCTTATTGCTACGGGGATGGATGAGCTAAGTGCTTTCTCTGCCGTAGCGGCAACATTGAATAACCTTGGTCCAGGCTTAGGTGAAGTGGCAATGCACTTCGGCGATGTGAATGACAAGGCTAAATGGGTGTTGATCGTATCCATGCTGTTTGGCCGCTTAGAGATATTCACCTTATTAATTTTATTGACCCCTACGTTTTGGCGTAGCTAA
- the hemG gene encoding menaquinone-dependent protoporphyrinogen IX dehydrogenase yields the protein MAKALFLYSSSEGQTKKILNYIKEEMNEFECELQDLHTIGNVDFAQYDRVLIGASIRYGHLNKKLYQFIDANLAQLQSNKVAFFCVNLTARKEDQGKDTPEGSAYIKKFLLKSPWQPTLIGVFAGALYYPRYNWFDKTMIRFIMNMTGGETDTTKEVEYTNWGKVSLFSKKLQEM from the coding sequence GTGGCAAAAGCTCTATTTTTGTATTCAAGCAGTGAAGGGCAGACCAAGAAAATCTTGAACTATATAAAAGAAGAAATGAATGAGTTCGAATGTGAGCTTCAAGATCTGCACACCATTGGTAATGTCGACTTTGCTCAGTATGACCGAGTTTTGATTGGCGCATCTATTCGCTATGGACACCTCAATAAGAAGCTATATCAGTTCATTGATGCCAACCTTGCTCAGCTGCAATCCAACAAGGTTGCTTTCTTTTGCGTCAACTTAACGGCTCGTAAAGAAGACCAAGGTAAAGATACTCCTGAAGGCAGCGCTTATATTAAGAAGTTCCTTCTTAAGTCCCCGTGGCAACCTACTTTGATCGGTGTTTTTGCTGGCGCCCTCTATTACCCTCGTTATAACTGGTTCGATAAAACCATGATTCGCTTCATTATGAATATGACAGGTGGAGAAACGGATACAACCAAAGAAGTCGAGTACACAAATTGGGGAAAAGTCTCTTTATTCTCTAAAAAACTGCAAGAGATGTAA